Genomic DNA from Roseburia intestinalis L1-82:
TCTGAAAACGACGTAATACCTCGATCTGCTTTCTGTTCTGCCTCTGCATGATTCCCTCTGCCATTTTTCTTGCCAGATAAAATACAAACAACGACCATCCTGTAAATCCAAGTACGAGCACTATAACTTTTTGCTGTATTTCCGGCAATACACTGCCAAGATACCACTCCGCATTGTGATTAAAATTGAACACAGGAAGAAGACTGACCGCCAGTGCAACCGAGTAGATACATCCGATCACGATACGGTTCGAGATATCAAACAGATACTTGTGCCACATGATATATAACAGGCACAATGCCATAAAAATACCGCCCAGCATATCATACGGGAAAAAATTACCCGGCAGTGCAACAAAAAGATTGCCTGTCAAAATTGCAACTGTTCCAAGCAGCAGTGGAAATAATTTCTTTCGTTTTTCAAATTTATTGCCGATTGCCCTGTGCGCCAAAACTGTCGTATAGACGATCACAACTGCCTCCGCAGCTGCAAATAAATAACTTCCCCAAGATAGATGACAGGCATATCCAATGCTTTCATCTGCATACCGGATAATATCCGGTTCCGGGATAAATACTTCTGTGACAACATTGATCCCCATTGCCACCACAGTAGCTATGCAATATCCGGTCAGGAAACCATTCTTTTTGATCTCCAACATATAAAATAAAAATGCATACATAAAAATCGGTACCGTCAAAAATCCGAATACCGACACATGAAACCAGAACCGCATCCCCGGCATGATCTGCATACGCATCATTACTACACCGCCAGTCCAGATCAGACAGGATAAAAGAATCTGTCTGAAATACCTGACCGGTTTTGCATCCCCGGCATTCAGGAATGAAAAAAATATAAATAAAAAACAGAAAAACGCTCCGATTGGAACTCCAATATATAAACTATCCAGCGTCAAAGCCGTTTCCTCCAAATTGAATGTAAAATTTTTCAAAATCAATCATTATATTCATGTGCAAAATCGGCACATGATCCAATTCACAATTCGTCAATCATACAAGCATGTTGACTCTCTCTCGTTCATTATAGCATATTTTAACCTGCAATTCCATTTTTTTCCATCATCCATCATCTTTTTGATGGGAATCCATCATCTTTTTGATGGATTTGCATACACTAACAGGGATTAAATCTGTTTTTTAATGGAGTGACCTTATGTGCGGAATTGCAGGATTTTGCAGCCTGAAACGCTGTTATACGGACAGACAGTCCTTTTGGGAAAATATACTGGTGTCCATGCACGAAAAACTCATCCACCGCGGCGGTGATGCTTCCGGCATTTATCTGACACCTCATGCCGGTCTGTCACATCAGAGACTTTCTATCCGTGATATCACGCACGGTGCACAGCCTATGATACGTCACCGGGACGGGGCAGATTATGCCATCGTCTACAATGGGGAGATCTATAATACCGATGAACTGATCCCGGAGCTTACTGCTGCCGGATATAATTTTCTCACAACATCCGACACGGAAGTGATCTTATATGCCTACATGCATTTCGGTGCTTCCTTTGTCTCCCGCTTAAATGGAATCTTTTCCTTTGCCATCTGGGACGGTGCCGCAAAACAGCTTTTTCTCTACCGCGACAGAGTAGGGACAAAGCCGCTTTTTTATCACGCAAAAGACGGTGAGCTTGTCTTTGCCTCAGAGCCAAAAGCACTGTTCTGCTTTCCGGATCTTTCACCCGCTATTACCGAAAACAGCCTGAGAGAACTGCTTGCAGTCGGGCCGGCGCGCACCCCCGGATGTGGGGTTTTTCAGGATATCTATGAAGTTCTACCCGGACATTACCTGTGTTTTGATGCCATGGGGCTCTCCGATACCACCTACTGGGATCTGAAATGTCTGCCCCACACGGACTCCTACGAGGACACCGTGGCACATGTATCTTTTCTCATGCGCGATACCGTAAAACGGCAGATGATTTCCGATGTGCCGGTCTGTACCTTTTTATCCGGGGGCATCGATTCAAGCATCGTCACAGCCCTTGCTGCCGCTTACCAGAGGGAACACGGTGAAGTCTTAAATACGTTTTCCTTTGACTTTACGGAAAATGATATTTATTTTCAATCCAATTCCTTTCAGCCGGAACGCGATCTTCCCTATGTAAACTGCATGTTAGAGCACTGTAAAACCAGTCATACTTACCTGGAATGCACCCAGGAGACGCTCGCCGACATGCTCTATGCTGCCGTGGACGCAAAGGATATGCCTGGCATGACAGATGTCGATGCCTCCTTACTTTACTTTTGTTCTCTGGTCAAAAAACAAAACAAGGTCACACTGACCGGGGAATGTGCCGATGAAATCTTCGGCGGATACCCGTGGTTTTACCGCCCGGAACTGATGAACCGGGATGGTTTTCCGTGGTCTGCGGATATCGATGCCCGTACTGCCTTTCTTGATGATGATGTTATGAAAAGCCTTGATCTCTCTTCTTACTCCCATGCAAGGTATGAAGAATCCCTGAAAAAAACACCGCATCTTCCGGATGAAACCGCCGAAGAATACAGACGCCGTGAGATCGCCTACCTGAATATCAAATGGTTTATGCAGACACTGCTCGACCGCATGGACCGCACCAGCATGTATTCCGGTCTTGAGGCGAGAGTCCCCTTTGCTGACCACCGTATCATCGACTATGTGTACAATGTTCCATGGAAAATGAAATACCAGAACGGTGTGGAAAAGGCTCTGCTTCGTGAT
This window encodes:
- the asnB gene encoding asparagine synthase (glutamine-hydrolyzing), whose protein sequence is MCGIAGFCSLKRCYTDRQSFWENILVSMHEKLIHRGGDASGIYLTPHAGLSHQRLSIRDITHGAQPMIRHRDGADYAIVYNGEIYNTDELIPELTAAGYNFLTTSDTEVILYAYMHFGASFVSRLNGIFSFAIWDGAAKQLFLYRDRVGTKPLFYHAKDGELVFASEPKALFCFPDLSPAITENSLRELLAVGPARTPGCGVFQDIYEVLPGHYLCFDAMGLSDTTYWDLKCLPHTDSYEDTVAHVSFLMRDTVKRQMISDVPVCTFLSGGIDSSIVTALAAAYQREHGEVLNTFSFDFTENDIYFQSNSFQPERDLPYVNCMLEHCKTSHTYLECTQETLADMLYAAVDAKDMPGMTDVDASLLYFCSLVKKQNKVTLTGECADEIFGGYPWFYRPELMNRDGFPWSADIDARTAFLDDDVMKSLDLSSYSHARYEESLKKTPHLPDETAEEYRRREIAYLNIKWFMQTLLDRMDRTSMYSGLEARVPFADHRIIDYVYNVPWKMKYQNGVEKALLRDAFRDLLPPELLHRKKSPYPKTYHPGYEKILIARMTDILADSNASILPLIDKKKAKKFMEAPKEYGKPWFGQLMAGPQLLAYFIQLNYWMEKYHLSV